From the Polynucleobacter sp. MWH-UH35A genome, one window contains:
- a CDS encoding SCP2 domain-containing protein, whose amino-acid sequence MNTYFSTTHTIASGAACRGINHVLGSESWASAELARHANKTILLQLPLGNLCFEIKSDGFLGSLKEVEAPSLILEVSSKALSDLVGSTGSLREQAFKAVKITGDAELAQLLGRLAGQLRWEYEEDLARLVGDAPANFTVRQGKKFVSATRSAVSDLLDNVVEYVSEEKQILLNKRDFMVRKSELSELRESVDRMEKRIQLLEQKAK is encoded by the coding sequence ATGAACACATATTTTTCGACTACCCACACTATTGCTTCTGGCGCTGCTTGCCGAGGGATTAACCATGTTTTGGGAAGTGAGTCGTGGGCATCTGCTGAATTGGCTCGTCATGCCAACAAAACCATTCTGCTGCAGTTACCTTTAGGCAATCTTTGTTTTGAGATCAAGTCTGATGGATTTTTGGGGAGTTTAAAAGAGGTCGAAGCGCCTTCTCTCATTCTGGAGGTTTCCTCTAAAGCATTGAGTGATTTAGTGGGGAGTACAGGCTCTCTACGAGAGCAGGCTTTTAAAGCGGTCAAAATTACTGGTGATGCTGAATTGGCTCAATTATTGGGCCGTCTTGCTGGACAATTGCGTTGGGAATATGAAGAAGATTTAGCTCGCCTCGTAGGTGATGCGCCTGCAAACTTTACCGTACGACAGGGTAAAAAGTTTGTCTCTGCCACTCGATCAGCTGTATCAGACTTGCTGGACAATGTGGTGGAGTATGTCAGTGAAGAAAAGCAGATACTTTTAAATAAACGAGACTTTATGGTTCGTAAATCTGAATTAAGTGAATTGCGCGAGTCAGTAGACCGCATGGAAAAGCGCATTCAACTTTTAGAGCAAAAGGCTAAATAA
- the nudB gene encoding dihydroneopterin triphosphate diphosphatase: MNLKIPISVLVVIYKSNRDVLLIERADRSGFWQSVTGSLDAPEEDLVLAAAREVFEETGIAVDCLPKGALQNMHQQIEYEIYPEWRFRYAPGVTRNTEHWFALEVPENTPVILAPREHVAYEWLPYEKAAQKCFSRSNGEAILKLFSADKSQRE, translated from the coding sequence CTGAACTTGAAAATCCCTATCTCGGTTTTAGTAGTTATCTACAAATCGAATAGGGATGTTTTATTGATAGAGCGTGCTGATCGCTCTGGCTTTTGGCAGTCGGTGACTGGTAGCCTTGATGCTCCAGAGGAAGATCTAGTATTGGCAGCTGCCCGCGAGGTTTTTGAGGAAACAGGTATTGCGGTGGATTGCTTGCCAAAAGGCGCCTTGCAAAACATGCATCAGCAGATCGAATACGAAATCTATCCAGAGTGGCGTTTCCGTTATGCCCCAGGCGTTACCCGAAATACTGAACACTGGTTTGCGCTCGAGGTCCCAGAAAACACCCCAGTCATTCTGGCACCAAGAGAGCATGTCGCATATGAGTGGTTGCCTTACGAAAAGGCTGCTCAGAAATGTTTTTCCCGTAGCAATGGTGAGGCAATACTGAAATTATTCTCGGCAGACAAAAGTCAACGCGAATAA
- a CDS encoding DUF502 domain-containing protein: MKKYFIAGILVWAPLSITIWVIAWGLGLLDGVFGSVMQAIIAVFPRQFASDLQHFRELPGVGILIVISVIMFTGLLAISFAGQWWIRMWDKQINRIPIVRSIYSSVQQVSSTLFSGSGQAFSKALLIRYPHADSWAIAFQTGTPAKEVTSKLGEDYVNVFLPTTPNPTSGFFMIVPRAQTIELEMSVEEALKHIVSMGSVPPNSSSGLTASQLPHHF; the protein is encoded by the coding sequence ATGAAAAAATACTTTATCGCCGGCATCCTCGTATGGGCACCATTGTCGATCACCATTTGGGTGATTGCTTGGGGCTTGGGTCTGCTCGACGGTGTCTTTGGTTCTGTTATGCAGGCCATCATTGCTGTTTTCCCGCGCCAATTTGCATCAGACCTACAGCATTTCCGTGAATTGCCAGGTGTTGGTATTTTGATCGTGATCTCTGTAATCATGTTCACTGGATTGCTGGCGATTAGTTTTGCTGGTCAGTGGTGGATTCGGATGTGGGATAAACAAATTAATCGCATACCAATCGTTCGCTCTATCTATTCAAGCGTCCAGCAAGTTTCATCTACTTTATTTTCAGGTAGCGGTCAGGCTTTCAGCAAAGCCTTATTGATTCGTTATCCGCACGCTGATTCATGGGCGATTGCGTTTCAAACGGGCACTCCTGCAAAAGAAGTGACTTCTAAATTAGGTGAAGACTACGTTAACGTGTTTTTGCCAACAACTCCAAACCCCACCTCTGGTTTTTTCATGATCGTACCTCGTGCGCAAACGATTGAATTAGAGATGAGTGTGGAAGAGGCTTTGAAGCATATTGTTTCAATGGGCTCCGTTCCCCCCAATAGTTCTAGTGGTTTAACTGCATCCCAGTTGCCACACCATTTTTGA
- the ubiB gene encoding ubiquinone biosynthesis regulatory protein kinase UbiB, which translates to MRRIARLFFIFFTAWRYGLLPLLRDLLKPGIRRGFLTMLCWVSPGSHLPRGERIRLTLEALGPIFVKFGQVLSTRRDLLPEDIANELAKLQDQVPPFSNEESRRLIEKDLGLPIEEVFIRFDSTPVASASVAQVHFGVLRGTEKHPEWDGRAVAIKVLRPGILPVIEGDLALMYDLAKVIEKSSEDGRRLKPRENVAEFDTYLHDELDLMREAANASQLRRQFTDSKKLMIPEMYWDLCHTNVIVMERMYGISIGKTAALREAGVDFKKLASDGVEIFFTQVFEYGFFHADMHPGNIMISLEPETFGRFISLDFGIVGALSESDKNYLALNFLAFFNRDYRRVAELHIESGWVPANTRVEELEGAVRSVCEPYFDRPLKEISLGIVLMRLFQTSRRFKVEIQPQLTLLQKTLLNVEGLARQLDPDLDLWKTAKPILEKWVSKQLGWRGLIDGLKEEAPTWAKILPTLPRLIADSLAQGKHQIKDQNGEIELLKALLLEERRTHRLIAGALLFAGGFLAGILIISLGVY; encoded by the coding sequence GTGCGTCGAATTGCTCGTCTCTTTTTTATCTTTTTTACTGCATGGCGTTATGGTTTGTTACCGCTATTGCGTGATCTTCTGAAGCCAGGAATTCGTCGCGGTTTCTTAACCATGCTTTGCTGGGTATCTCCGGGTAGTCATCTGCCTAGAGGAGAGCGTATTCGCCTGACGCTTGAGGCCTTAGGACCCATTTTTGTGAAGTTCGGTCAGGTACTTTCCACACGTCGTGATCTGTTGCCAGAAGATATTGCAAATGAATTGGCAAAGTTGCAGGATCAGGTACCGCCATTTTCGAATGAAGAGTCACGTCGCTTAATTGAGAAAGACTTGGGTCTACCGATTGAAGAGGTATTTATTCGCTTTGATTCTACTCCTGTTGCCAGTGCCTCAGTAGCCCAAGTGCATTTTGGCGTGTTGCGCGGCACAGAGAAGCATCCCGAGTGGGATGGTCGTGCGGTAGCAATTAAAGTCTTACGTCCTGGCATTCTGCCAGTGATTGAGGGTGATTTAGCCTTGATGTATGACTTGGCTAAAGTGATTGAAAAAAGTTCCGAAGATGGACGTCGTTTAAAGCCTCGTGAGAATGTAGCAGAGTTCGATACTTATTTGCACGATGAGTTAGATCTGATGCGTGAAGCTGCTAATGCAAGTCAGCTACGCAGACAATTTACAGATTCAAAAAAATTAATGATTCCAGAAATGTATTGGGATCTATGTCATACGAATGTGATTGTTATGGAGAGAATGTATGGCATCTCCATTGGTAAAACTGCAGCGCTAAGAGAGGCTGGTGTTGATTTTAAGAAGTTAGCTTCTGATGGCGTGGAAATATTTTTTACTCAAGTATTTGAGTATGGCTTTTTCCATGCGGATATGCATCCAGGTAACATCATGATTAGCTTGGAGCCAGAGACATTTGGCCGTTTTATTTCGCTTGATTTCGGCATTGTTGGTGCATTAAGCGAGTCAGATAAAAATTACCTAGCCTTAAATTTCTTAGCGTTTTTTAATCGCGATTACCGTCGTGTTGCTGAGTTGCATATTGAGTCAGGTTGGGTTCCTGCTAATACCCGTGTTGAAGAATTGGAGGGCGCCGTACGTTCAGTCTGTGAGCCGTATTTTGATCGCCCGCTAAAGGAAATTTCCTTGGGCATCGTGCTCATGCGTTTATTCCAAACATCGCGTCGTTTCAAGGTCGAAATTCAGCCTCAACTTACCTTATTGCAAAAAACCCTATTGAATGTTGAGGGTTTAGCTCGTCAGCTTGATCCTGACCTGGATCTGTGGAAAACGGCTAAGCCGATTTTGGAAAAATGGGTCAGCAAGCAGTTGGGTTGGCGGGGCCTCATAGATGGCTTAAAGGAAGAGGCGCCTACCTGGGCCAAAATTCTGCCTACCTTGCCGCGTTTAATTGCCGATAGCTTGGCCCAAGGGAAACATCAAATCAAAGACCAAAATGGCGAAATAGAGCTTTTAAAGGCCCTTTTACTCGAAGAAAGGCGTACACATCGTCTCATAGCGGGGGCTTTACTCTTTGCTGGCGGCTTTTTGGCTGGAATTTTGATTATTAGCCTAGGCGTTTATTAG
- a CDS encoding ABC transporter ATP-binding protein/permease, protein MRHSSGHHRGSSDSRTPGRGDWRVIRDLLPYLLEYRFRVLIALSCLIAAKIANLGIPIVMKELIDSLDIKTDSPQALLAVPLGVIVGYGLLRISASLFAELREALFAKVTQNAVRKVALQVFEHLHSLALSFHLARQTGGVSRDIERGTRGIQSLISYSLYSILPTLIEFCLVLGYFAYSYDIWFAVITLAALVLYIAFTIVVTEWRTHYRRTMNDMDSKANQKAIDSLLNFETVKYFGNEAFEAGRYDENLLRYQAAAVKSQKTLAFLNLGQQIIIAVGLMLILWRATVGVVNGTMTLGDLVLVNTLMIQLYIPLNFLGVIYREIKQALTDMDRMFSLLNTEKEIADSPDAHPLHIDNRGHGPDVRFEHVSFHYEAKREILRDVSFNIPAGTITAVVGQSGAGKSTLARLLFRFYDVQSGKILIDGQNIQDVTQASLRKAIGIVPQDTVLFNDTIGYNIAYGDPTATIEEVQEAARAAQIDGFIKRLPEGYNTQVGERGLKLSGGEKQRVAIARTLLKKPAMLIFDEATSALDSKTERAFQEELLGLAKNRTTLIIAHRLSTIIHAQQILVMDHGQIVERGTHMELLALKGKYAEMWQMQERASLD, encoded by the coding sequence ATGAGACATTCATCGGGACATCATCGTGGTAGTTCAGATTCAAGAACTCCGGGGCGTGGTGATTGGCGTGTCATTCGCGATCTCCTCCCTTATCTTTTGGAGTATCGCTTTCGAGTCTTGATTGCCCTAAGCTGTCTGATTGCTGCCAAGATTGCCAACCTTGGTATTCCAATTGTGATGAAAGAGTTAATCGACTCTTTAGATATTAAAACGGACTCTCCCCAAGCGCTGCTGGCAGTTCCTTTGGGCGTTATTGTGGGTTACGGCCTATTAAGAATTTCTGCATCTTTGTTCGCAGAGTTACGCGAAGCTTTATTTGCCAAAGTGACTCAGAATGCTGTTCGTAAAGTTGCGCTTCAAGTCTTTGAGCATTTACATTCTCTGGCACTCAGTTTTCACTTAGCTCGTCAAACTGGTGGTGTGAGCCGCGATATCGAGCGCGGTACACGTGGCATACAGTCGCTGATTTCTTATTCGCTTTACAGCATCCTGCCCACTCTCATCGAGTTTTGTTTGGTGCTTGGCTACTTTGCTTACTCATATGACATATGGTTTGCCGTAATTACCCTGGCTGCCTTAGTCCTATACATTGCTTTCACGATTGTGGTTACTGAGTGGCGCACCCATTACCGTCGCACGATGAATGACATGGATTCAAAAGCCAATCAGAAAGCTATTGATTCTTTGTTGAATTTTGAGACAGTAAAGTATTTTGGTAATGAGGCATTTGAAGCAGGGCGTTACGATGAAAATCTGCTGCGTTATCAAGCTGCAGCAGTCAAATCGCAAAAGACCTTAGCCTTCCTCAATCTTGGTCAACAAATCATTATTGCGGTCGGCTTGATGCTCATCCTTTGGCGCGCCACAGTGGGGGTTGTCAATGGCACCATGACTTTGGGTGACTTAGTCCTTGTGAATACCTTAATGATCCAGCTCTATATACCGCTCAATTTCTTGGGTGTGATTTATCGAGAAATTAAGCAGGCTTTAACTGACATGGATCGCATGTTTTCTTTGCTCAATACTGAAAAAGAGATTGCTGATTCACCTGATGCTCACCCTTTACATATTGATAATCGCGGGCATGGCCCCGATGTACGATTTGAGCATGTATCTTTTCACTATGAAGCTAAGCGAGAAATTCTGCGTGATGTGAGCTTCAATATTCCTGCTGGAACGATTACCGCAGTGGTGGGGCAAAGTGGTGCGGGTAAGAGCACTCTCGCAAGATTACTATTTCGATTCTATGATGTTCAATCAGGAAAGATTTTGATTGATGGTCAAAATATTCAGGATGTAACGCAGGCCAGTCTGCGAAAAGCGATTGGTATTGTTCCTCAGGACACGGTTTTGTTTAATGACACGATTGGCTACAACATTGCTTATGGTGATCCAACGGCAACAATTGAAGAAGTACAAGAGGCGGCTCGGGCGGCACAAATTGATGGCTTTATTAAACGCTTACCAGAGGGCTACAACACGCAAGTTGGTGAGCGAGGTTTAAAACTTTCTGGAGGCGAGAAGCAGCGTGTTGCAATTGCTAGAACACTCCTCAAAAAGCCTGCTATGTTGATTTTTGATGAGGCTACTTCCGCACTGGACTCGAAAACAGAGCGTGCATTTCAGGAAGAATTGCTCGGTCTAGCAAAGAACCGTACAACACTTATCATTGCTCATCGTCTTTCAACCATTATTCATGCTCAGCAAATTTTGGTGATGGATCATGGGCAAATTGTGGAGCGAGGAACTCATATGGAGTTACTTGCGCTTAAGGGCAAATATGCAGAGATGTGGCAAATGCAAGAGCGCGCCAGTCTTGATTAG
- a CDS encoding glycerate kinase — protein MTQNSLSPSMSADKEATLKNAFAAAVAVADPQIIIPQYLSKIFPRGQEPRGRCLVVGAGKASASMASALEVYAKANWPQATLAGVVLTRYGHNSPTTYIKIVEAGHPVPDQAGMDGAKEILALTNQLEQDDVLIALVSGGGSSLLTLPQVGISIDDMRKTTEALLRSGAPIEEMNVVRKHLSAILGGNLARVAIARGAHVEALLISDVTGDSPADIASGPCAADYSTYLDALNILQKYELDESAIPASVLNHLKQGLSGEIPETLKDSDLINGQVSNHVIATAYKSLEAAADYVRTQGYEPIILGDTITGEAQAVGIEQAALARDYVAKGIDKPIALISGGECTVTIPAGLKGRGGRCSEYLLSLFAATSDLPNIAALAADTDGIDGSERNAGAWFDGVIRQSSLDSGLAPENFLSVHDCYGFFAELAALVETGPTLTNVNDFRIILLDKYV, from the coding sequence ATGACTCAAAACAGCCTCTCACCTTCCATGTCTGCAGATAAAGAGGCAACTCTCAAGAATGCATTTGCTGCGGCTGTTGCGGTTGCTGATCCACAAATCATTATTCCTCAATATTTATCTAAGATATTTCCAAGAGGGCAGGAGCCTAGGGGTAGATGCTTGGTGGTTGGCGCTGGCAAAGCCAGCGCCTCTATGGCAAGTGCTTTAGAGGTTTATGCAAAAGCGAATTGGCCACAGGCGACATTAGCAGGCGTCGTACTTACGCGCTATGGTCACAACTCACCAACTACATACATCAAAATTGTTGAGGCCGGGCATCCAGTGCCTGATCAGGCAGGAATGGATGGGGCAAAAGAGATTCTTGCGTTAACCAATCAGCTTGAGCAAGACGATGTTCTGATTGCCCTAGTCTCTGGTGGGGGCTCAAGCCTTCTTACTTTGCCGCAAGTGGGCATCTCGATTGATGACATGCGCAAGACTACCGAAGCGTTGTTGCGCAGTGGCGCCCCTATTGAGGAAATGAACGTAGTGCGCAAGCACTTATCTGCAATCTTAGGTGGGAATTTAGCTAGAGTCGCCATTGCTCGTGGCGCACATGTAGAGGCCTTATTAATTTCGGATGTCACGGGCGATTCGCCTGCAGATATTGCTAGTGGACCGTGCGCTGCAGATTACTCAACATATTTAGACGCGCTGAATATTTTGCAAAAATATGAATTGGATGAATCTGCTATTCCTGCGTCTGTTCTCAATCATCTCAAGCAAGGTTTATCGGGAGAAATACCTGAGACCTTAAAAGATTCTGATTTGATTAATGGTCAAGTATCGAATCATGTCATTGCAACTGCTTATAAAAGTCTAGAAGCCGCCGCTGATTATGTACGCACCCAAGGGTATGAGCCAATTATTTTGGGCGATACGATTACTGGTGAGGCGCAAGCAGTTGGTATTGAGCAGGCTGCCTTAGCGCGTGATTACGTAGCAAAGGGGATTGATAAGCCTATCGCCTTGATATCTGGGGGTGAATGCACCGTAACTATTCCAGCCGGGCTTAAGGGCCGAGGGGGGCGTTGTAGCGAATATCTGCTCTCCCTATTTGCTGCCACTTCTGATTTACCTAATATTGCAGCCTTAGCGGCCGATACCGATGGAATAGATGGCAGCGAAAGGAATGCTGGGGCTTGGTTTGATGGTGTCATTCGTCAATCTAGCTTGGATTCTGGGCTCGCACCAGAGAATTTCTTGTCAGTGCATGATTGTTATGGCTTCTTTGCAGAATTAGCTGCTTTAGTGGAAACTGGCCCTACACTTACAAATGTGAATGATTTCCGCATCATCTTGCTTGATAAATATGTCTAA
- the aspS gene encoding aspartate--tRNA ligase: MSMRSHTCGQVTDSLIGQEVTLSGWVNRRRDHGGVIFIDLRDREGFVQVVCDPDRPEMFALAEQVRSEYCIQIKGLVRARPAGTENTDLVSGKVEILCHSLVILNASVTPPFQIDDENLSETTRLTHRVLDLRRPQMQKNLRLRYNVAMECRRYLDDAGFIDIETPMLTKSTPEGARDYLVPSRVHDGQFFALPQSPQLFKQLLMVAGFDRYYQITKCFRDEDLRADRQPEFTQIDCETAFLSELEIRDLFENMIRHIFKKTMNVELPNPFPTMPYSEGMARFGSDKPDLRVNFEFTELTDLMKDVDFKVFSGAANQVGGRVVGLCVPGGAEISRSEIDDYTQFVSIYGAKGLAWIKVNSVAEGRNGLQSPIVKNLHDAAIEGILKRTGAKDGDIIFFGADKEKVVNDAIGNLRLRIGQSAWGKEHGLFTEGWKPLWVVDFPMFDYDEGEARWVACHHPFTSPKDEHMQYLESDPGKCLAKAYDMVLNGSEIGGGSVRIHQEAVQSQVFRALKIDAEEAQAKFGFLLDALQYGAPPHGGIAFGLDRIVTMMTGAESIRDVIAFPKTQRAQCLLTQAPSPVDERQLRELHIRLRQATPAA; this comes from the coding sequence ATGTCGATGCGAAGCCATACCTGCGGCCAGGTAACTGATTCACTAATTGGTCAAGAAGTCACTCTCTCTGGTTGGGTGAATCGTCGCCGTGACCATGGAGGCGTGATCTTTATTGACTTGCGTGATCGTGAGGGTTTTGTGCAGGTGGTTTGCGATCCAGATCGACCAGAAATGTTTGCACTTGCTGAGCAAGTTCGCAGTGAGTACTGCATTCAGATTAAGGGTCTTGTACGTGCACGTCCTGCTGGTACGGAAAATACCGATTTGGTTAGCGGTAAAGTAGAAATTCTTTGTCACAGCTTAGTGATTTTGAATGCCTCTGTAACTCCGCCATTCCAAATTGATGATGAGAATTTGTCTGAGACAACACGCTTAACTCATCGTGTACTAGATTTGCGTCGCCCGCAGATGCAAAAGAATTTACGTTTGCGTTACAACGTAGCGATGGAGTGCCGTCGTTACTTAGACGATGCTGGCTTTATCGATATCGAAACACCAATGCTCACCAAGAGTACACCAGAAGGTGCACGCGACTACTTAGTTCCATCCCGTGTGCATGACGGTCAGTTCTTTGCATTGCCACAGTCTCCACAATTGTTTAAGCAGTTGTTAATGGTGGCTGGTTTTGATCGCTACTACCAAATTACCAAGTGTTTCCGTGATGAAGACTTGCGCGCAGACCGTCAGCCTGAATTTACGCAGATCGACTGTGAAACAGCATTCTTGAGCGAATTAGAAATTCGGGACTTGTTTGAAAACATGATTCGTCATATTTTCAAGAAGACCATGAATGTCGAGCTGCCTAACCCATTCCCAACCATGCCATATTCAGAGGGTATGGCGCGTTTTGGCTCTGATAAGCCAGACTTGCGTGTGAATTTCGAGTTCACTGAATTGACGGATCTAATGAAAGACGTTGATTTCAAAGTGTTCTCAGGCGCCGCAAATCAAGTTGGTGGCCGAGTTGTAGGCTTGTGCGTGCCTGGTGGCGCTGAAATTAGCCGTAGCGAAATCGATGACTACACCCAGTTCGTTAGCATCTATGGTGCTAAAGGTTTGGCGTGGATTAAGGTCAACTCTGTGGCTGAAGGACGCAATGGTTTGCAGTCGCCAATCGTTAAAAACTTACACGACGCAGCGATTGAAGGCATCTTGAAGCGTACTGGCGCAAAAGATGGCGACATTATTTTCTTTGGCGCTGATAAAGAAAAAGTAGTGAACGATGCAATTGGTAATTTACGTTTACGTATTGGCCAATCTGCTTGGGGTAAAGAGCATGGTCTCTTTACTGAGGGTTGGAAACCATTGTGGGTGGTGGACTTCCCAATGTTTGATTACGATGAAGGCGAAGCCCGTTGGGTTGCTTGTCATCATCCATTTACTAGCCCCAAAGATGAACATATGCAGTATCTGGAATCTGATCCAGGCAAGTGCTTAGCTAAAGCCTACGACATGGTCCTGAACGGTAGCGAAATTGGTGGCGGTTCTGTCCGTATTCACCAAGAAGCTGTTCAAAGCCAAGTGTTCCGCGCTTTAAAGATTGATGCGGAAGAAGCGCAAGCAAAGTTTGGTTTCTTGTTAGATGCACTTCAGTATGGTGCGCCTCCACACGGTGGCATCGCGTTTGGTCTCGATCGCATCGTAACGATGATGACGGGTGCCGAGTCAATCCGCGATGTGATTGCATTCCCTAAAACGCAGCGTGCTCAATGCTTGTTAACTCAGGCTCCTAGCCCAGTGGACGAGCGTCAGTTACGCGAATTGCATATCCGTCTGCGTCAAGCCACGCCTGCTGCTTAG